One window of Anaerolineales bacterium genomic DNA carries:
- a CDS encoding carboxypeptidase regulatory-like domain-containing protein has protein sequence MKLKNLIRAAILLAMLVSIHGAGSQAFAQGNSTNYLGAQIIIRSTTFWDAVFNGTVNANRFERWSLQLVNPENFTISVITTSGTLTPDIYLLDANENQIALANGALSSAALTSNQPAGDYFIQIQPQSGEGTYLMEISRAGQVVEPTASVVLNPAVTQIGGNATGTVMLSNVPASGYSSAEVTCTYDPALIQVSNITDSGLFGSDPAVAIFGPASGSFVFAVAGSNGQRAASDGALFTFTITALAAGQADINCVVRVSAGGVLTTIASSPVTLVIEEPTATLNGTVLAAKPVTVTLYRPDTTVEATATADTNGNFTMTALAGSYTVVASAPGFLRAQGSLVLTAGATKTMQTITLLAGDIDGNDVIDQFDALTIGLNYNLAAPAAADLNNDGTINVLDLELLAVNYRETGPLAWQ, from the coding sequence ATGAAATTGAAGAATTTGATACGTGCAGCGATTTTGCTTGCAATGCTCGTCAGTATTCATGGCGCTGGCTCACAGGCGTTTGCTCAAGGGAACAGCACAAATTACCTTGGCGCGCAGATCATCATCCGCAGCACAACCTTTTGGGATGCGGTTTTCAACGGAACTGTGAATGCGAACCGTTTTGAACGCTGGTCGCTCCAGTTGGTGAACCCGGAGAACTTTACTATTTCGGTCATTACCACCTCTGGCACACTCACGCCCGATATCTACCTGCTGGATGCAAATGAAAATCAGATCGCCTTGGCGAACGGCGCCCTTTCGAGCGCGGCACTAACCAGTAACCAACCTGCTGGCGATTATTTTATTCAGATCCAGCCTCAATCCGGTGAGGGAACATACCTCATGGAGATCAGCCGTGCGGGGCAGGTGGTTGAACCGACTGCCTCTGTGGTGTTGAACCCCGCTGTAACTCAGATCGGTGGAAACGCCACTGGAACAGTCATGCTCAGCAATGTTCCCGCCAGCGGTTATTCCAGTGCGGAAGTCACCTGCACCTATGACCCGGCTTTGATCCAGGTCAGCAATATCACCGACTCTGGACTCTTCGGCTCCGACCCCGCCGTAGCGATCTTTGGACCTGCGAGCGGTTCCTTCGTCTTCGCCGTGGCTGGCAGTAATGGACAACGTGCCGCTTCTGATGGTGCTCTCTTTACCTTCACCATCACCGCGTTGGCAGCCGGGCAGGCTGATATCAATTGTGTGGTGCGTGTCTCTGCCGGTGGCGTATTGACAACCATTGCATCTTCACCGGTCACCTTGGTCATCGAAGAACCGACTGCAACCCTTAATGGAACGGTTCTTGCCGCCAAGCCAGTCACCGTTACCCTCTACAGACCAGATACCACTGTTGAAGCTACAGCCACTGCGGATACGAACGGTAATTTCACAATGACGGCACTTGCTGGCTCTTACACTGTTGTGGCATCGGCACCCGGCTTTCTCAGAGCCCAGGGCAGCCTGGTCCTCACTGCTGGCGCTACCAAGACCATGCAGACTATCACCCTGCTTGCCGGTGATATCGACGGTAATGATGTGATCGACCAGTTCGATGCCCTCACCATCGGCTTGAACTACAATCTCGCAGCCCCTGCAGCCGCCGACCTTAATAACGACGGAACGATAAACGTCCTCGATCTCGAACTTCTCGCCGTCAACTATCGCGAGACTGGTCCTCTTGCCTGGCAGTAA
- a CDS encoding peptidoglycan DD-metalloendopeptidase family protein encodes MKNKLSARLSLLISILLVAIPASVLASTAPPVDMFQLPWEQGKAWYPYDGLDNGIRRSTGSPHYYGNGGALDFAPRAKMTIGEDTSNDWVTAAAAGTVYQVGSCFIKIDHGNGWRTEYWHLDKIQVTTGSKVSRNQRLATIHNNKDKQVCTGNEFPGPHLHFVFRPKVLDTRFAGWTVNFNIFTNITTFNKSGQTVGRLQPLMNIPDLQVATRGILDWNITYEGSVDAFRQERWSLLLIDMAKFDIKVNPTGIGLVPVIVLLDAGGNEITRASGTLSTTQPAGFYYVDIRPEAGTGYYNIHATKIESGGATVTPSPTATQTSTITLTPTATTSPGTLSATPTVTLTSTATDIFTGTPDLTQTSNAITQTAIAGTLTATADAATQTAVAATLTANPAIQTAIASTQTALVATLTAEPAIQTAIAATQTSSALTMTASAITPSPTITQTSVPTPTGPYVLVDVIQSTLTTNQTSLVNVSLNHVPTEGYASAEFVCTYNPAIVEVSNILAANLFDSDPVTALSGPQNGQFILAIAGGNGRKATSSGIAFTFSIRGLQVGQTTVQCTARVSTGQGGLQPIAYIPDIVTVVGPAMSPTPVGSAITGRVIASKPVTIRLYDASNTLVISQAANSDGSFALQVPGGTYTIIASADGFLKAQNAMTLINGQTIIKPTITLPAGDIDGNEIIDEFDALTIGINYGASIPAAADLNNDGVINVLDLELLAANYRLAGALSWQ; translated from the coding sequence ATGAAAAATAAATTATCCGCCAGGCTATCCCTGCTGATCTCGATACTGCTTGTTGCCATTCCTGCAAGCGTGTTAGCAAGCACAGCACCGCCCGTGGATATGTTCCAATTGCCCTGGGAGCAGGGGAAAGCCTGGTATCCATACGATGGGCTTGATAACGGAATCCGGCGTTCCACCGGAAGTCCGCATTATTATGGAAACGGCGGCGCATTGGACTTTGCCCCGCGGGCAAAAATGACGATCGGCGAAGACACCTCGAACGACTGGGTAACTGCAGCCGCAGCCGGAACCGTCTATCAGGTGGGGTCCTGTTTTATCAAGATCGATCATGGCAATGGCTGGAGGACCGAATACTGGCATTTGGATAAGATCCAGGTAACAACAGGCAGCAAGGTCAGTCGCAACCAGCGGTTGGCAACCATCCATAACAATAAAGATAAGCAAGTGTGTACCGGGAATGAATTCCCGGGTCCGCATTTGCATTTTGTATTCCGCCCCAAAGTTCTTGATACCCGTTTTGCGGGATGGACCGTCAACTTCAACATTTTTACAAATATCACCACCTTCAACAAAAGCGGACAAACCGTTGGCAGGCTCCAGCCATTGATGAATATTCCCGACCTGCAGGTCGCCACTCGAGGCATTCTCGATTGGAACATCACCTACGAGGGCAGCGTTGATGCCTTTCGCCAGGAACGTTGGTCGCTCCTGTTGATCGACATGGCGAAGTTCGATATCAAAGTGAATCCAACCGGCATAGGCCTGGTGCCCGTCATTGTCTTGTTGGATGCAGGTGGAAATGAAATTACACGTGCCAGCGGAACATTGAGCACGACCCAACCCGCTGGCTTTTATTACGTCGATATCCGCCCAGAGGCGGGGACGGGGTATTACAACATCCACGCCACAAAGATCGAATCCGGCGGCGCCACGGTTACACCTTCACCGACAGCGACTCAAACAAGTACGATCACTCTGACTCCAACGGCAACAACAAGCCCTGGAACTCTTTCTGCAACGCCTACTGTGACCCTCACCTCAACCGCCACAGACATTTTCACTGGAACGCCCGATCTTACCCAAACATCCAATGCGATCACGCAGACCGCGATCGCTGGCACACTGACCGCAACAGCGGACGCAGCTACTCAAACCGCGGTCGCCGCTACACTGACTGCAAATCCTGCCATTCAAACCGCCATCGCCTCTACACAAACAGCACTTGTCGCGACATTGACCGCTGAACCTGCCATCCAAACTGCCATTGCTGCCACCCAGACCTCCAGTGCGTTGACGATGACAGCATCGGCCATCACACCCTCGCCAACGATCACCCAGACCAGTGTGCCGACTCCCACAGGTCCCTATGTGTTAGTGGATGTGATTCAATCCACCCTGACAACCAATCAAACCAGTCTGGTGAATGTAAGTTTGAACCATGTGCCAACAGAAGGCTACGCCAGTGCAGAATTTGTCTGTACGTACAACCCTGCCATCGTAGAAGTCAGCAATATCCTGGCAGCGAACCTCTTCGATTCAGACCCGGTCACCGCCTTGAGCGGACCACAAAACGGACAGTTCATCCTTGCCATTGCAGGAGGGAATGGCAGGAAAGCGACCTCCAGTGGAATCGCCTTCACCTTCTCGATACGCGGTTTGCAGGTTGGGCAAACGACCGTTCAATGTACCGCGCGCGTTTCCACGGGGCAGGGTGGGTTGCAGCCGATCGCATACATCCCCGATATTGTGACCGTGGTCGGTCCTGCCATGTCGCCCACGCCGGTGGGTTCCGCCATCACTGGCAGGGTGATCGCCAGCAAACCCGTTACCATTCGTTTGTATGATGCCAGCAATACATTGGTCATCTCACAGGCTGCGAATTCCGATGGATCGTTCGCGTTACAAGTCCCAGGCGGCACTTACACCATCATCGCTTCGGCGGACGGCTTCCTCAAGGCTCAGAACGCCATGACCCTCATAAACGGGCAGACGATCATCAAGCCAACCATCACTTTGCCGGCGGGGGATATAGATGGTAACGAGATCATCGACGAATTCGATGCGCTCACCATTGGGATAAACTACGGCGCTTCCATCCCCGCTGCAGCGGATCTCAACAACGACGGCGTGATCAACGTCCTCGACCTTGAGCTGCTGGCGGCGAACTATCGATTGGCGGGCGCGCTATCGTGGCAATAA
- a CDS encoding PD-(D/E)XK nuclease family protein: MHIDLTTLSQSSLQDYNDCPRRFELRYLQRLAYPAIETEPALENEMHQREGEFFHRLVQQFFIGIPESLIAKIANTDNLQRWWGNFVNSKDLVDLRDLPSLRTEVTLSAPLGAFRLVAKYDLIATDGKKFYIYDWKTYRKRPRNEFLAIRLQTHVYRALLVQAGAFLNGGKPIAPEQIEMIYWFSDFPNDPARFPYQPDQFKRDWDAISRFAEEIKSASSYPKTEDTNRCLYCPYRSYCNRGVRAGDAFDAELETEAEEFFDINFEQIGEIEF, translated from the coding sequence ATGCACATCGATCTGACCACACTCAGCCAATCGTCATTGCAGGACTACAACGACTGCCCGCGCCGTTTTGAGCTGCGCTATCTTCAGCGCCTGGCATATCCAGCCATTGAAACGGAGCCTGCGCTCGAAAATGAAATGCATCAGCGCGAAGGCGAATTTTTTCACCGGCTCGTACAACAATTTTTCATCGGCATTCCTGAGAGCCTGATCGCTAAAATAGCCAATACAGATAATCTGCAAAGATGGTGGGGGAATTTCGTGAATTCAAAAGACCTGGTAGATCTTAGAGACCTGCCGAGTCTCAGAACTGAAGTCACTTTATCCGCGCCGCTCGGCGCATTCCGTCTTGTTGCCAAATATGATCTCATCGCCACGGATGGAAAAAAGTTTTACATCTATGATTGGAAGACCTATCGCAAACGCCCCAGGAACGAATTTCTTGCCATCCGCTTGCAAACCCATGTGTATCGCGCCTTGTTGGTCCAGGCGGGCGCATTCCTCAACGGCGGCAAGCCCATCGCGCCCGAACAGATCGAGATGATCTACTGGTTCTCCGATTTTCCAAACGACCCGGCCCGATTCCCCTATCAGCCGGATCAATTCAAGCGGGATTGGGATGCCATTTCACGTTTCGCAGAAGAAATAAAATCCGCCTCCTCCTACCCTAAAACTGAGGATACCAACCGGTGCCTTTACTGCCCTTATAGATCGTATTGCAATCGCGGAGTCCGCGCGGGAGATGCGTTCGATGCCGAGTTGGAAACCGAAGCCGAGGAATTCTTCGATATTAACTTTGAGCAGATCGGGGAGATCGAATTTTAA
- a CDS encoding NYN domain-containing protein, which translates to MGQETQVAVFIDYDNIEISVEEAFGRGADVDWSRIFNYASQIGRVVLRRAYADWAEAATRQRQLLNMGVELIHVNSKRGKNAADIRIVIDALELFYTKRDAFTHVLLVSGDGDFTELVHRLRAQGKTVIGLGVSGTTADYLVSACDKFVYYDKWQGVGRFRKEPQSNGGQKQQPAKQITPPAQKQEKPQPHPQGRAQSQEKPAPKPAAPISPEKRLERYLNILAAHKIRMTPSTNRPLVIYKIYDIVKENPGITFNQLKEKAQAVFSNTKVEPQVALDTAHQLFHTFCFEFDQSNDRIMDRRMLISEDTKSPADLLNKCDQKLLQMIAGDLGASEALDKEIAAKILYGSVRNPKVLDHIQDLLDKETQV; encoded by the coding sequence ATGGGACAGGAAACACAAGTAGCCGTTTTTATCGACTACGACAATATTGAAATAAGTGTGGAAGAAGCCTTCGGCAGGGGCGCCGATGTGGATTGGAGCCGCATTTTCAACTACGCATCGCAGATCGGGCGTGTGGTCTTGCGCCGCGCCTACGCCGATTGGGCGGAAGCCGCCACCAGGCAACGCCAGTTGCTCAACATGGGCGTGGAGTTAATCCATGTAAACAGCAAGCGCGGAAAGAATGCCGCCGATATCCGCATCGTCATCGACGCGCTGGAATTGTTCTACACCAAGCGTGACGCTTTTACGCATGTTTTGCTTGTTTCAGGCGACGGCGATTTTACTGAACTGGTCCATCGTTTGCGGGCGCAAGGCAAGACGGTGATCGGATTGGGAGTGAGCGGCACGACGGCGGATTATCTCGTCAGCGCTTGTGACAAGTTTGTATATTACGACAAATGGCAGGGCGTGGGTAGGTTCAGGAAAGAACCGCAGTCGAATGGCGGGCAAAAACAACAACCTGCCAAACAGATTACCCCGCCTGCACAAAAACAGGAAAAACCTCAGCCGCATCCGCAAGGGAGGGCGCAATCGCAGGAGAAGCCCGCGCCTAAGCCTGCTGCGCCGATCTCGCCGGAGAAACGGCTGGAGCGATATCTCAACATCCTTGCCGCGCATAAGATTCGCATGACGCCCAGTACGAATCGTCCGTTGGTCATTTACAAGATCTACGATATTGTCAAGGAAAACCCGGGCATCACCTTCAATCAACTGAAGGAAAAAGCGCAGGCGGTATTTTCCAATACAAAGGTCGAGCCACAGGTAGCGCTCGATACGGCGCATCAACTTTTCCATACGTTTTGCTTCGAGTTCGACCAAAGCAACGACCGCATCATGGATCGAAGGATGCTGATTTCAGAAGACACGAAATCGCCCGCCGACCTGCTCAATAAATGTGACCAGAAACTCCTGCAAATGATCGCAGGCGACCTGGGCGCGTCTGAAGCGCTCGATAAGGAAATTGCCGCCAAAATTCTCTACGGCAGCGTGCGCAACCCCAAGGTGCTCGATCATATTCAGGATTTGCTCGATAAAGAAACTCAGGTATAA
- a CDS encoding ABC-F family ATP-binding cassette domain-containing protein: MIQIQLSNITLVLGAKRIFENLNWEIQRGQRIGLIGANGAGKSSLFKLIEGEHAPEMGGSITRARPSTGSGQRLITTGYLPQHPELDPTLTALDAAMAGNPRVGEVHAELEEVEASLGDPGVYGDEKKLQRALEKQHQLVEEYHALGGDSYPELVKGILLGLGLAQSELDKPLSVLSGGQKKLVGLARLLLLNPEILLLDEPDNHLDLPGKMYLEKLIRDYDGTVVIISHDRYLLDAAVTHIAELEDGRMTVFEGDYSSYIADKDMRLARQEELYRAQQHEIRRMEIAIKRFAIWGKVYDNEKFAAKAKTIQKRLDKMEKFEKPVTDRKRMELQLNGWRGSNKVLELANISKSFGERRVFSNVNETIWHGERVGMIGANGAGKSVLLRMILGKEMPDTGEIIIGPSVSIGHYAQEHETLDFNQTVLDAVRYAGEMSESRATAFLLRYLFTYKQVSQKIGELSGGERSRLQLALVVLSGANFLLLDEPTNNLDIASAEVLEQALEDFEGTVLVISHDRYFLDRTVQRLLVIEDGQLAGHVGGYSDYLAARNPKSEGRATR; this comes from the coding sequence ATGATCCAAATTCAACTCTCCAACATCACCCTCGTTCTCGGCGCCAAACGCATCTTCGAAAATCTCAACTGGGAAATACAGCGTGGTCAACGCATCGGCCTGATCGGTGCGAACGGCGCGGGGAAATCTTCGTTGTTCAAACTGATCGAAGGGGAACATGCCCCCGAAATGGGTGGAAGCATAACCCGCGCCCGCCCTTCGACAGGCTCAGGACAACGCCTCATCACAACGGGATACCTGCCTCAACATCCCGAGCTTGACCCCACGCTGACAGCGCTCGACGCTGCGATGGCGGGCAATCCGCGCGTTGGGGAGGTTCATGCAGAGTTAGAAGAAGTCGAAGCCAGCTTGGGCGATCCCGGGGTTTATGGCGATGAAAAGAAATTACAACGCGCGCTGGAAAAGCAACATCAACTCGTCGAAGAATATCACGCCCTCGGTGGTGACTCCTACCCGGAGCTGGTTAAGGGAATCCTGCTCGGGCTGGGACTCGCTCAAAGCGAATTGGACAAGCCTCTCTCCGTGTTGAGCGGCGGGCAGAAGAAACTTGTCGGGTTGGCGCGGCTGCTTCTGCTGAATCCTGAAATCTTGTTGTTGGATGAGCCCGACAATCATCTTGATTTGCCTGGAAAAATGTATCTCGAAAAACTCATCCGCGATTACGATGGCACGGTGGTCATCATCTCGCATGACCGTTACTTGCTCGATGCCGCCGTGACGCACATCGCCGAACTCGAAGATGGCAGGATGACCGTTTTTGAGGGCGATTACTCCAGCTACATCGCGGACAAAGACATGCGGCTGGCGCGGCAGGAAGAGTTATATCGTGCCCAACAGCACGAAATCCGCCGCATGGAAATTGCGATCAAACGCTTTGCCATTTGGGGCAAGGTATATGACAACGAGAAGTTTGCCGCCAAAGCCAAAACCATACAAAAGCGGTTGGACAAGATGGAAAAGTTTGAGAAGCCAGTCACCGACCGCAAACGCATGGAATTGCAGTTGAACGGCTGGCGCGGCTCGAACAAAGTTTTGGAATTGGCGAATATTTCCAAGTCTTTTGGCGAGAGACGTGTGTTTTCAAATGTCAACGAAACCATCTGGCATGGCGAGCGGGTGGGGATGATCGGCGCGAATGGGGCGGGGAAATCTGTGTTGCTGCGGATGATTCTTGGCAAGGAGATGCCAGATACCGGCGAGATAATAATCGGTCCCAGTGTTTCGATTGGGCATTATGCTCAGGAGCATGAGACGCTCGATTTCAACCAAACGGTTCTGGATGCCGTCCGTTACGCGGGTGAGATGAGCGAGTCACGTGCCACAGCATTCTTGCTGCGGTATTTGTTCACGTACAAGCAGGTCTCGCAAAAAATTGGCGAACTCTCTGGCGGAGAGCGAAGTCGCTTGCAATTGGCGTTGGTCGTGCTCTCAGGTGCGAATTTTCTTTTGCTCGATGAACCCACTAACAACCTCGACATTGCCTCGGCGGAAGTCTTGGAACAAGCCCTCGAAGATTTCGAAGGGACGGTATTGGTCATTTCGCATGACCGTTACTTCCTCGACAGAACTGTGCAGCGATTGCTCGTTATCGAAGATGGTCAACTCGCCGGGCATGTTGGCGGATACAGCGATTACTTGGCGGCTCGAAATCCGAAGTCCGAAGGTAGAGCGACAAGGTGA
- a CDS encoding P1 family peptidase, with translation MNKLRARGLGIPFEGTPGEFNAITDVSGVTVGYSTIIEGTDARTGVTIIHPRGRELFDPVYAGVHSFNGNGEVTGTLWIEEGGLLEGPIGLTNTHSVGVVRDAIVKWQVRNDFRFQKWCMPIVAETADAWLNNMDGFFVKEEHVFEALDSAASGAIAEGGIGGGTGMMCYEFKGGTGTSSRRLPEKSGGWTVGALAQTNFGRREYLTIAGVPVGKHIKNENKWHVSGEDPNKQDDGSLIVVVGTDAPLLPHQLKRVARRVSLGMARTGSIGGNGSGDIFIAFSTANPNATKSGEKGLTDIQTVVNDHLDPIFEATVYATEEAIINSLVAARDMTGHEISVKALPHDDVRELLKKYNRLP, from the coding sequence ATGAATAAACTACGTGCGCGCGGATTGGGGATTCCGTTCGAAGGAACACCGGGGGAATTCAATGCGATTACCGATGTCTCCGGAGTCACAGTCGGTTATTCGACCATCATCGAAGGGACAGACGCGCGGACAGGTGTGACCATCATCCACCCGCGGGGCAGGGAATTATTTGATCCGGTCTATGCAGGCGTTCACTCTTTCAACGGCAATGGCGAGGTGACAGGTACGCTCTGGATCGAAGAGGGAGGATTGTTGGAGGGACCGATCGGGTTGACGAATACACACAGCGTCGGCGTTGTCCGCGATGCGATCGTCAAATGGCAGGTGAGGAATGATTTCCGCTTCCAAAAATGGTGCATGCCGATCGTCGCCGAGACTGCAGACGCCTGGTTAAACAACATGGACGGGTTCTTCGTAAAGGAAGAACATGTCTTTGAGGCGTTGGACTCTGCGGCATCCGGCGCGATCGCAGAGGGCGGCATTGGCGGCGGGACAGGCATGATGTGTTACGAATTCAAGGGTGGAACAGGAACATCCTCGCGCAGACTGCCGGAAAAATCCGGCGGCTGGACGGTAGGCGCGCTGGCGCAGACGAACTTCGGCAGGCGCGAATACCTCACGATAGCCGGCGTCCCCGTCGGAAAGCACATCAAAAACGAGAACAAGTGGCATGTCAGCGGCGAAGATCCCAACAAGCAGGACGATGGCTCGTTGATCGTCGTCGTGGGGACGGATGCGCCTCTTTTGCCGCATCAACTCAAAAGGGTGGCACGACGCGTCTCGCTCGGCATGGCGCGAACTGGCTCGATCGGGGGAAACGGCTCCGGCGATATCTTCATCGCTTTCTCCACTGCTAATCCAAATGCAACCAAATCCGGCGAAAAAGGTTTGACCGACATTCAAACCGTCGTGAACGATCACCTTGATCCCATTTTTGAGGCTACTGTTTATGCGACTGAGGAGGCGATCATCAATTCACTGGTCGCGGCGCGCGATATGACCGGGCATGAGATCAGCGTCAAAGCTCTGCCCCATGATGATGTAAGGGAATTATTGAAGAAATACAACAGGCTGCCCTGA
- a CDS encoding peptidylprolyl isomerase, protein MVKDGLVVSMEYKLTVDGEVLDSSDEAGPLQFLTGYGNIIPGLENEMMGMKIGESKNVTVQPADGYGEFEEDAFTEVSRSQFPTDMKLEEGMELHVTDEDGNHQAAYVAEFNDKTVKLDFNHPLAGAVLDFYVKVVALREPTDEELDHGHVHEGDGHHH, encoded by the coding sequence ATGGTGAAAGACGGACTGGTTGTTTCGATGGAATACAAATTGACCGTGGACGGAGAAGTCCTGGACTCCTCCGACGAAGCGGGTCCTTTGCAGTTTTTGACCGGATACGGCAATATCATACCCGGCTTGGAAAATGAAATGATGGGAATGAAGATCGGCGAGAGTAAAAATGTCACGGTTCAGCCCGCTGATGGTTATGGCGAATTCGAAGAGGATGCCTTCACAGAGGTTTCTCGAAGCCAGTTTCCGACCGATATGAAATTGGAGGAAGGGATGGAACTGCATGTGACCGACGAGGACGGCAACCATCAAGCCGCTTATGTCGCCGAGTTCAACGACAAGACCGTCAAACTCGATTTCAACCATCCCCTTGCCGGAGCCGTTTTGGATTTCTATGTAAAGGTCGTCGCTTTGCGCGAACCGACCGATGAGGAACTCGACCATGGCCACGTCCATGAAGGGGATGGACATCATCATTAA
- a CDS encoding DedA family protein: protein MSDFLLTQVINYGAPLLGVVVFIGGLGVPLPCTPLVIAAGAFSREGYLPWHTTALTSIISVIIGDSLSYSMGYYASGYVLNRFGGTPKWIEAEKSFQKWGPLSIFFSRFLVTAIALPVNLLSGTTRYPFRKFIIYDALGEAVWIFGYGGLGYLFGSQWEVVNEFLGNFGGLVLGVIFFIVGLRQVIKRQAKKRQESAAKKLC, encoded by the coding sequence ATGTCCGATTTTCTCCTTACCCAAGTCATCAATTATGGCGCGCCGCTGCTGGGAGTGGTTGTTTTTATAGGCGGGTTGGGCGTTCCACTTCCCTGCACCCCGCTTGTCATTGCCGCCGGAGCGTTTTCCCGGGAGGGGTATTTACCGTGGCATACCACCGCATTGACCTCCATCATCAGCGTGATCATCGGCGATAGCCTCAGTTATTCGATGGGTTATTACGCCAGCGGGTACGTTCTCAATCGTTTCGGCGGAACCCCAAAATGGATCGAAGCAGAAAAGTCCTTCCAAAAGTGGGGACCGCTTTCCATTTTCTTCTCACGTTTTTTGGTGACGGCCATTGCGCTGCCCGTAAATCTTTTATCCGGTACAACGCGTTATCCGTTCAGGAAGTTCATTATTTATGATGCACTCGGTGAAGCCGTGTGGATCTTCGGCTACGGCGGGCTCGGTTATCTCTTCGGCAGTCAGTGGGAGGTGGTAAATGAATTTTTGGGCAATTTTGGCGGATTGGTGCTCGGCGTGATCTTTTTCATAGTCGGGCTCCGCCAGGTTATCAAGCGGCAGGCAAAAAAGCGGCAGGAATCCGCCGCAAAAAAATTGTGTTGA
- the obgE gene encoding GTPase ObgE — protein MFIDQVNIHVKSGKGGDGMVHFRREKYEPRGGPDGGDGGKGGDVIFEVKPILNSLSHFRPKQSFAAENGVNGGASQMTGRNGKDLVIHVPPGTVIYDAETGALLGDLTETSQQLIICKGGRGGRGNQHFATSRNQAPRTAERGEPHDEKMLRLELKLIADIGIIGLPNAGKSTLLSVLTNAKPKIGDYPFTTLQPNLGVAKIDDDTTVVLADIPGLIEGAHDGAGLGHDFLRHIQRTRILIHMIDGLSEDPLADFSQINTELSLFDPKLARKPQVVVVNKIDQPDVQARLKDIQASFKRKKVDVITASAMARTNTREVLLSAYRRLQDLTPEQIEEEALPVYKPEVDPNQFKIHREDGDKWRVSGIAIERAAKMTYWEHYGSVRRFQKLMQKLGVDKALREAGVSDGDTVFVGDFELEWQE, from the coding sequence ATGTTTATCGATCAGGTCAATATTCATGTCAAATCCGGCAAAGGCGGCGACGGCATGGTGCATTTCCGCCGCGAAAAATATGAGCCGCGCGGCGGTCCCGACGGCGGAGACGGGGGCAAGGGCGGCGATGTCATCTTCGAAGTCAAACCGATTCTGAATTCGCTTTCACACTTTCGTCCAAAACAATCGTTTGCGGCAGAGAATGGCGTGAATGGCGGCGCTTCCCAAATGACGGGGCGCAATGGAAAAGACCTCGTCATCCACGTGCCGCCGGGGACGGTCATTTACGATGCTGAAACCGGCGCATTGCTCGGCGATCTGACCGAGACAAGCCAACAGCTCATCATTTGCAAGGGAGGGCGCGGCGGACGCGGCAATCAGCATTTCGCGACCTCGCGAAATCAAGCCCCGCGGACAGCCGAACGCGGCGAACCGCACGATGAAAAAATGCTGCGCCTCGAACTTAAGCTGATAGCGGATATCGGCATCATCGGCCTGCCCAACGCCGGAAAGTCCACCCTCCTCTCCGTTCTGACGAACGCCAAACCAAAGATCGGCGACTATCCCTTTACGACCCTCCAACCGAATCTGGGCGTTGCCAAAATCGACGATGACACCACTGTTGTGCTGGCGGATATCCCCGGGTTGATCGAGGGCGCGCACGACGGCGCGGGGTTGGGTCATGATTTCTTGCGTCACATCCAGCGCACCCGGATTTTGATCCACATGATAGACGGCTTATCTGAAGATCCGCTCGCTGATTTCAGTCAGATCAATACCGAACTATCCCTCTTCGACCCAAAGCTTGCCAGGAAACCGCAGGTCGTGGTCGTCAACAAGATCGACCAGCCCGATGTGCAAGCGCGCTTGAAAGACATTCAAGCAAGTTTCAAAAGGAAAAAAGTGGATGTCATCACCGCATCTGCCATGGCGCGTACAAACACGCGGGAGGTTTTACTTTCAGCTTACCGAAGGCTCCAGGACCTGACTCCGGAACAAATCGAGGAAGAAGCGCTGCCCGTCTATAAACCGGAAGTGGACCCGAACCAATTCAAGATCCACAGGGAAGACGGGGATAAATGGAGAGTATCCGGCATTGCCATCGAACGCGCCGCCAAAATGACGTATTGGGAACATTACGGCTCGGTTCGCCGCTTCCAAAAGTTGATGCAAAAACTCGGCGTGGATAAAGCCCTGCGTGAAGCAGGCGTTTCAGACGGCGACACGGTTTTCGTCGGCGACTTTGAATTGGAGTGGCAGGAGTAA